From the Papaver somniferum cultivar HN1 chromosome 2, ASM357369v1, whole genome shotgun sequence genome, the window ATACGCCACAGAGTCAGAAAGACAGGCACTTGACAGATCAAGAGTTAGACCTTCTTGTAGCTATTCTGGGCTTACTTGTGAACTTGGTGGAGAAAGATGGTCAAAACAGGTTCAGTTTTGTTTCTTACTTTGAGTCACATATCTAATCTTGAGTTGTTATTTCTGTGAAACAGAGGGATACTTTTTTAGGGTCGTATGGATTTTGAGCTATTGTTTCCATAAATTAATCAAGGATCCATGTGACAAGTAAACTTACATGCTCTTTCTGAACTGTCTCATGTAATTTATCAGTAGAGCTGTCTATGTAGAGAAAATTAGGGATATAGCTGTAAACCCGGTTTCTACACAATTGAAGTACCATGATCTAATGATAGGTTTTCTCACCTCGTCCCCAAAGTGATTAATAATCTAATTTATCACAAGTGTGTCTCATACTTATTCCCTCGGCCACTTGCACTTCTACTTTATAACATATGTGTgccttaatgtttttttttttcctacgTGGGAAGGTCCCGTCCGAGTGGTAAGTTTCAGTTTACTGTTTCTATCTGCAGATCCCAGCTTGCGTCTACAAGTGTCTCACTACTGACATCCGGAGAATCAGAAGAGACGGAAACCCACACTGATGTAATTCCACTTCTTTGCTCTATCTTTTTGGCCAACCACGGCGCAGGTGAAGCAGCTGAAGCAGCTGAAGATGGAAATCAATTGACATGGGTAAGTAACTTGGTTTTTTATTACGTTTACTACAGTGctcgatctgatatatttaataGTGGAATCGAGTCCCATACAACATCTACAAGAGTAAGAAAACTTATGATGCAAAGTTGATCCTGAAGGATCGATATGCAGTAACTTCTTTAAAATCAGTATTGTGTGAATTCTTACAGAGTGAAGAGGCTGCTGTTCAACAAGGTGAACATGAAGCTGAGAAGATGATCATAGAGGCTTATGCAGCTTTGCTTCTTGCCTTCCTTTCAACAGAGAGgtttgctctctctctctctctctctgcctCCCTCTTGCCCTCCCTCTCTCCCTCTTCCTTCATCCCCTGACTAAAATGTTTCATATGTTGCCGCCAGTAAAAATGTGCGTGAAGCTATTTCCAGCTGCCTTCCTGATCATAGTTTGGAGATTCTTGTGCCTGTGTTGGAACGATTTGTGGTAAGTAGCATCTGtctctgtttttcttttcttttttactctTTTACTACCAGGTTTTGACGATACCCCTCAAACTTCTTTTGCTCGGCACTGCTTCTTCTTGCTGATTGCTTTATGATGCATGTTTTTTCTTTCCTTTAGGCGTTTCATCTGACACTGAACATGATATCACCGGACACACATGCTGTTGTAAGCGAAGTAATTGAATCTTGCAGGAGGAGTTGAGAGTATAAAAGCCAACCCTAGTTGTAACCTGGGCCAGTCCATCTCTCTGTTGTATTTAAAGGTGGCCTCAACCAGCAGTAAAATTTGACAAGCCTGTATTTCTTCTAGTCAGATCATTTGTGTTTCTTTTGTCCATTATTTTTTGTACGTGTTTCACCATCTCGGTGTATGATGTGTTTGTACACCCGCTAGACGGATAATTGTATACAAAAGAACAATAAGGAAATTATAACTgttttcctcttttttcttttcgaacCTCCACCTTCACCTCAATGTACAGTCACAGTCCATGGTGTATTCAATTTATTTTTGAGCAAGTTGTATATTGCTGGTCAAGTATATTGACAACCAAATCTCTCAAGCACCTACGTATTTGCAAACCCGGAATTAGTCTTTTGCACATTTTAGGTGGCATCAGATTTCCAGCATCATTTTCAACCGAATCAAATTTCTGTTCAGGTGGTCGGAGAGGTTTACATCCGTCTGGGGATATTTGCTGGTTGCCTATAGCAAAACCGCATTCAAATAAGTGCCTAAATCCATATTTGTGGCTACGAAATTACTCTTTTCGTGAGCGTTTCTTTAACTTGAAGAAAACATCTTTAATGGCGGGATCTCTTCTTCTATTTACCCCTCCTTTCGCATTTCTCTACTTCTTTTCTCCTTCGAACAAAGTCTATTAGGGTTTATCATATTATAAGAGTGTAAAATATTGTTGCATAAACCCTTCTTTAGTTTGCAACAACCATGGCCTCTACTTCAGAAGCAgaatctgctgctgctgttcctgCTCCTGCCGCCGCTACTTCGAGTTCAGAAGTAGCAGAGAAACCTGCGGTAGAGCCATTGAGATTACCATCAATTGAGGAAGTTCGTGGGCAAGATATCTGGAATAATTGTGCTGTTCGCAGTGTTGTTAGTGGAGTAATGGGTAaaatctccctctctctctctctcccactCTCCAACATAATTAAATACACAGTCAATCACTGATTTCTGATTCTCTATTGTCAATTCATTTTAAGTTGgaccaaaaaaaaagatttgatttTTATGCTTGGTTTGAAAATTTGAGAATTTCTGatacttagggtttcaaaaatgaATTAGTTTTATGTTGGACCAGAAAAGGTTTGATTTTGATGGTTAATTTGAAGTTGTGTGGTCTGTTTATTGTTTGAGGATTCCTCAGTTTTGGGGTTTATTATGTGAGGTGATGATTGATTTATGTTTTTGTTATGATCTTGTAGGAGGTGGGTTAGGGATAGCGATGGGTTTGTTACTTGGGGCATTAGATAATCCTATGATGCAAGAGGAAATGACTGTAAAGCAGCAGATTATTCATTCTGCAAAAACAATGGGTAAAAGGAGTTATCATTCAGCCAAAACATTTGCAATCATGGGTTTGGTTTTCTCTGCTGCAGAATGTGTTGTTGAGAAGGTATAATCACAAACTCTGTAATACAACTTGTTTGATCTTTGATCTGAAGACGAGCCGGCAGTCCCACATTTTTAGAGctcttatatatttttattggcaCGTTTGATATTGAATTAACTGAGTATGTATATTGAATAACTGAGTCCAGCATTCAACAAATGATTTTAGGAACACGGATCTAATCTAGATGAAGCAAATTCTGCTGATTTATTTATGTTTTTATGGATATCTGCCATCTTGTTTGCCTAATAATTTGGGACCTCTGAATTTAGGCACGGGCAAAACATGACACGGCAAATTCAGCTGTAGCAGGGTGTGTTACTGGAGGTGCATTATCTGCCAAGGGTAAGGATTGTATATCAGTCTGCCATTTATATAATTCTCTATCAATCTGTATAAATTCCTATTGGTTTAGTTTTGTTTGTGATTGTAGTATGAGTTGTCTGCTAACCTGCTGGCTTCTAGCTCCACTTTTGTGTTCTATGCTTTTTATAATTTACTTGGAGCGGAATTCTAAGCTAGACCTGTGAAACCGGTCTAATTATTACTGAGAGACTGTGCTTCGTCTGAAAGATTTCCTCTTTGTCCATTAATAAAAGGGAACTCTCCTCATACAATATGAAATTCCTCCTTGTTTCTCGTCAGGGTTTATCTCACCTGTTGTCATCAAAATAACAAGGACCAACCACCTCATTGATGCTGCATATATTCCCTGCTTTAAGTTATCTGCACTGCACTTCGCATAATTCAGTTGTTACCGTTTTATAGATAATGCAGTTGTTTTTAATTACTCCACTTCCTAAAGTGTCTGAACATTTCAAATGATTGAACCGTTTAGTCTTTACACTATCATTGAAGGAAAACTAGACTGCTACAGAATGTAGGAGATGGGGTTCTTCTCCTGGAAGAATTTCCCAGTAATGTATGGTTGAAAATTGCTTGTCTGCTTACCTCGTTCTGACAATGGCCCGTGTTATCTACTCATCATTGCACAAGACAGCTGAGATCTGTCAATCTACACTATTAACAGAATGGTTAAGATGGGTGAAAGTGATCCGTTAATGTGGTGTTTCACCAAAACCCAAGATATTTCAGAAAGTATTAGGAGAAAGCGTTGGGGATTTAAAAGCTTAACTGGGATCCCAACCTTTCGTTAAGaggaaacaaaagaaaagagTTCACATTTCATCTTTAGGATCTTGTTTGTATTGTATTATCTTTATTTAAGTGTGCTTCGttaatctataaaaaaaattcttcagtaGATAATTATGCAACCCGTATCTTTCTTGTCTAGGGCTATGATAATCGGTTTCTGGATTTTGTGTCATTTCAGGTGGTCCACAGGCAGCGTGCCTTGGTTGTGCTGGTTTTGCAACCTTTTCGGTCTTGATCGAGAAGTTCATGGACAGGCACACTTGATTATATAGAGAACATTATTCCAAATTTATATACTGATATATCTACCCAGCACTAGTTATTTATTTTCCTCTCACCCAAGAGGACgtacttgttttatttttgttgttgttaagaTAGCAGCTTAGTATAACTCAGCCTGTAGATTTCTCCCTCCTTCGATTCTGAGCCATTCCTACTGCTTTGAAGTCCAACAAAAGTTTGAGATTATTTTAAATCTGAAAAACTAAATGAAATTTTGTAGGGCAATTCATCATGCAATAATGGGGGAGAAACAAGTTCTAGAGAATTTTGTGCTGAACTGGTTTCTTTGTGCTTTTAATTTTGTTTGGTTTTATTATTGCATACATTCTGCTGTTGTAATCAACCCATATTCTGCTACACCAATCACAACCAAATAAAGCCGAACCCAAGTACTTATTATAGGCAAGTATTACAAGTTTTCTGGTACCATCATCTCAGTTATTAACTTTACTACAGTAGTTGTTGGATCAGAGACGAATCAGGATCATACATGGTTGTGCTTACTGAGGAATTTGATGATGAGCTCATTCACCTGCTCAGGAAATTGCTCCTGAGCAAAATGGGTTCCTTCAGGTAAAGATGTGAGTTCCATGTCAGGAACATACTCCTTCACCTTTTCGCTAGATATATACTGCTCCATCCCTGGAAATTTGAGAACATAGTCCTTCTCACCCATGATCACCAACACTGGAACGtcaagttttggattgtttataCCAAACTGCTCATTAATCGACCTTAGATCAGACAGAACAGGCATAGAATGAGATTAAGTGCTGCATAAACAGAATAACTACTCCTCAATAATCATTTAGAACTCTGGAATTTACCTGTATGGAACTTGCAATGCAGTATGAAAACCAGATTTTTCATACAGAGAAGCATAAGCAGAGAGATCTTCTTCACTGAACCATGGTGGGAGAGGATGAGATTCGTCTACCAAGTCCATGATCTCTTTATCTTCTGGTGCTATAGGTATCTCACTCTTCGAAAAGAGAATGTATATGTTTCGAATAGCAAATGCAAGCGAAGGACCTGGAGGTAGAAATGGAACACCTATTGCCACAACGCCTCTCACTCTCTCTGGGTGTAGAATTGCGAACAGGTAACCTGGTCGAGCTCCAAAATCTTTCGCAACAATAAAAGCCTAAATGTCGTTACCCTCGTTTAGTCAATAACCTTGATTGATTGCAAGAGTTCAAAtcttaaaaccctaaatttgaatcttttgaaaaatgaaaaaacctTGGAGATGGATAAGGAGTCAACGATGATGAGAAGGTCCTTGATCAGGTCACTGAAGGAAGCCTTTTCAGGTTCTTGGGGAATTTCTGATAATCCATAGTCTCTGAAATCAGGAGCAATTGCACGATATCCAGCTTTTGCTACCGCGATCATCTGGTGCCGCCATGAATACCAAATCTCAGGAAACCCATGTAAGAAAACTACCACTGAATCACCTACAGAAATGAAAATTTACGCATTTTTTTAGCAAATTAATCATAAACAGAAAAACctatgattaagattgttattactaacacctgtTCCGACTTCGGCAAAGTGAAGCTTAAGACCCCCTGTATCAACATACTTGTGCCGTAGTTAACACACTGGCGATAGTTGTACTAGTAATATTCTCTTTCACTATCTTCCTGCACTTATATTACAGATGTTATTACAATTGAGGATCCAATCACATTCAGTTAGTGACTAATGCTTCATATACGTCTAGAACAAAGTGTGTGACTTGTCACATGGACTACCTGTAGCTTATCAATGACTCCCTCCGTTTTAAAAAGATAGGCTTGTTTCTTGTTACTGAAACAAGcctatctttttgaaacggagatAGTATATACTGAAATAGTAAAACCTAGTTTGAGTGCAGATTCTCTAATTGGATTCTATACATTAATCTTAAGGATACAGCCGAAGTGATTAATATAAACTTTTTCCCCTTTCATTAATATTAGATATGAAGTTCTTTAAGTATCTGTTCTTCTTTGAAAGTGAGGGTGTAGTCCAAGTAATTGATTGTTTCTTGAGTCAGATTTGCTGTAAGTTTTTCTATTTATTTGCTGGGGGTAACTTGTGGATATTTGGTCGATTCATGCCAACCTGATCTGTGAAACATCCAACTCAGGCTGACTCCTGTCCTGACCTGAAGTTGACCAAAGTAGAAGCTTGTTTCATCAGGAGAAGAGGATACCATGCTATGTGTTGTCCCATAAATTTCAGGTCAATTTAGTTAGTTATATTTAAAAGACAGTGCTAGTTTCATGTTCTATATACTTCAATTCATTTAACATGTCTAAAACGGAAGAAAAGGTTAAATATTTGTAAGTGGGGAGTCTTAAGgatttttttcttaaccagagAGCATTAGATACTTTCGACGTCGTTTACTTTTATGGTcgtgctttttttttttcatgctcAGGTATCGTATTCTGTGTATGAGACCTGCAATTCAGATGACTTGAGAGCACTGAATGAAATGGTAAATTAGAGTCAGGATTACTGGCTAGGGAAATAAATTTGTATGTTGCAGTTGAGTTGGCGTCATATGCGAATGCTTTTCTGGCTTTGGGGTAGAGAGTTCTAGTATTTGTGAAAGAATAGTAAAAAACAGTTGAAAGGGAATTTACCTGAGTCAGTCTCAGTGGTTCGTTTGAAAAAACTATAGTTTCTCAGACAATTTCCTCAAAAGGTATGTTGCCAGTTGAACTGTTCCTTTTGCACAACCTTGAGGTATTGGGTTTAAGTGGCAATGAGTTCGGTGGATCAATTACGGTAAAAATCTGAGTTAATTTTGTCCAGATATCTTGATGTCTGAAAGGGAAACAGTGCTTCTTGCGGaagcaagagagagagagagagacagaggAGGAACAGAGAGAGGTTGGGAATCACCCATTGTTGAGAGAGCACAGGAACGAAAATTACTCGAGGAAAGGCTAAAACTCTTCCCTTCATTTATCAAACTGTGGTTGATGCTGGGATGGCTAGAGGATTGGCTTGGTCACTTGGAGGAGAAGATGAACGGCTGAGTAAAGCTGGAGCTGTTCTACTTTTCATTACATCCAGgaagaaaaatctaaaaaaccCTGATCTTTGGCTTGCTGCTGCTTGAACTGAATCAAGAATTGAAACAAGAAGGAATCTGAGGTTCTTAGAGCCTACTAGGTATTGCAGGGGTGCCCAGCAAGTGGGAGACAGTGGACAGGGTTAATTTAGATGATCGTGCATACCCAGCAAACATTAGAGTCGTCATTTTGGTGAAGAAAATGTTTTGACATGACTGGAAGGTGGAAAAAGATGAAAACTGGATGAACTGAGCAGTTACACTTGTCCCAGGTATTGGAGATTTCTAGGCTATGTATTACAATTTTGTACTCCACATGGGACTCAGGAGACACTGAAAGATATATTGAAAGATGTGCTGCTTCTGAGCCAAAGCATGGTGAAAGATAGCAGGCAATTTCTGAAGCTGTATAGAATTCTCACCTGCCCATAGAAGCCATTTTGAAGAAAGCAGTTGCTGCACTGGGAAAAGATGAGAATGCTGCAGATAACGGAAAAAACTATAATCTATTGTAAGTTCAAGTACTCCGGAAGGTTTTTTCATTATTATATTTTTTAGGATTCTACTGGTTAGTCAGCAGAAAGATGTTACGGGCATGAATATAAACATCGTGCTTGTGTGCACATTTTCATTGATTGTCTAAAAGAATGTTGTTCTCTACTGATTGGATAATAATGCCGTGATTTTGCTTAAACTTTATGAAACCTTCCAGGGTGCTTTTCACTCTAAACTAATGGTTTATCCTAAAGTTACTATTTCTTGATCAGATTTCTGACCCACCTGATGTAGAAACTGATGTGAGTAGGTTATCTCAGATTTGGTGTGCACTTAGGAATTATGGTCGCTCGCTCTCTTATCTGGTCTCCAGACCTTGTGTCTGTCATGAAGAAAGACGTGTTCAAACCCATCCGGTGGGGGTTATGTGTGTTTATGTGTgaaataaaatctaaaagaaCAATTAGGGGAGTTTCTTTGTAATGATTCCGATATCACATTTCATCTCTGATACACGTCTTGAAACAAGCATGACTGTATATTTTCTGTAATAGGATTTGAAATTGCCATGATATTAGATATTTGTTGCTTTATTGCATGTTTTAGtgcaaaattttcaaattttacaaGTGGGAACTTATTATTACTCAACTATACTAGCTGTTCACGCACACAATAGCACACACTCGTCAAGACCCAAGGCTGTTCTGCAGGTCTTTCCTCCCTTACCAGTTATATCTCCTAAGTTGCTCTTCAAGCTAACCCAACAAGCTTCTCACTAACCTCCCACACCTTTCGTGCCTTGTCGACATCACTAGCCTCTTGTGATAGCTGGTTCTCAAAAGAAGCTGAATCCTTGTTCCAGCTCCAATAAACACCTGATTTGGTTAGGCTTGGATCACTTACCACCTGAAACAAAAACCAATGGTGTTATTATTTAAGTAACTGTATTGTTATTATCCTGGTTTCTCTTTGATTGACTCAGATGGTAATTTTCTCACCTGTGCAAGTCTTTTACCAGATTCTTCTTCTGAGACAAAGCCCTTGGTAATGTACTTTTGAAATGGAGGAAAAAGGGATCTGAACAATGGAATATGCTCCCTGAACAAGCCAGTCGTAGCAATGCAACCAGGGTAGAGAGAAGCAAATGTAATTCCGGTCTCCTCGTGATAACGTCTGTGGAACTCTTGCATGGTGAGCATGTTGCAGATTTTGCTATCCTTGTAGGCCTTGGCACCATCAAAGTTCCCTCCGTCAATCATGGCTGAACTGTTCAACCCGTTAAGCCCTCCTGCAAGTCCACGAAGATCCCCTAGGTTGGCCTTTGGAGGTACATTACCAGCCAATGTGTTTGTGTTACCTAAAAACCCACCAAGTTTGAAATCACATCGTTTACTAACTCTGCATGTTAA encodes:
- the LOC113348844 gene encoding mitochondrial import inner membrane translocase subunit TIM22-4-like, which codes for MASTSEAESAAAVPAPAAATSSSEVAEKPAVEPLRLPSIEEVRGQDIWNNCAVRSVVSGVMGGGLGIAMGLLLGALDNPMMQEEMTVKQQIIHSAKTMGKRSYHSAKTFAIMGLVFSAAECVVEKARAKHDTANSAVAGCVTGGALSAKGGPQAACLGCAGFATFSVLIEKFMDRHT
- the LOC113348843 gene encoding bifunctional epoxide hydrolase 2-like, giving the protein MIAVAKAGYRAIAPDFRDYGLSEIPQEPEKASFSDLIKDLLIIVDSLSISKAFIVAKDFGARPGYLFAILHPERVRGVVAIGVPFLPPGPSLAFAIRNIYILFSKSEIPIAPEDKEIMDLVDESHPLPPWFSEEDLSAYASLYEKSGFHTALQVPYRSINEQFGINNPKLDVPVLVIMGEKDYVLKFPGMEQYISSEKVKEYVPDMELTSLPEGTHFAQEQFPEQVNELIIKFLSKHNHV